From Rhizobium sp. NZLR1, a single genomic window includes:
- a CDS encoding YciI family protein, whose product MLYAILCYAHEETVFAWTKEEEAAVMEKLYAVQEPLAAAGKLGPVGRLMPTTAATTVRKGKDEALVIDGPFAETKEALLGFYVVDFETLDEAIAFSKQLSSVNPGSTSYEIRPFYVFRPGDASS is encoded by the coding sequence ATGCTTTATGCAATCCTTTGTTACGCCCATGAGGAAACCGTCTTTGCCTGGACCAAGGAGGAGGAGGCTGCCGTCATGGAGAAGCTCTATGCCGTGCAGGAGCCGCTTGCCGCAGCCGGCAAGCTCGGCCCCGTCGGCAGGTTGATGCCGACGACGGCGGCGACGACGGTGCGCAAGGGCAAGGACGAGGCTTTGGTCATCGACGGCCCATTTGCAGAAACGAAAGAGGCGCTTCTCGGCTTCTACGTGGTCGACTTCGAAACGCTCGATGAGGCGATCGCCTTCTCGAAACAGCTTTCGTCGGTCAATCCAGGTTCCACCTCTTACGAAATTCGGCCTTTCTACGTCTTCAGGCCGGGAGATGCTTCATCATGA
- a CDS encoding SRPBCC family protein codes for MTASTQHELVLVREFDAPREKIYKAWTDPDLMKQWFVPRPWGVAEATLDVRPGGSSVIVMQDPEGNQYPNRGIYLEIVENEKIVFTDAYTSAWVPAEKPFFTGVILLEDLGNGRTKYTAKALHWRAEDKETHEKMGFHEGWGKAAEQLAELLAKM; via the coding sequence ATGACCGCCAGCACGCAACATGAACTCGTCCTCGTTCGCGAATTCGACGCGCCGCGCGAGAAGATCTACAAGGCATGGACCGATCCCGACCTCATGAAACAGTGGTTCGTGCCGCGCCCCTGGGGTGTGGCGGAAGCGACGCTCGACGTCCGCCCCGGCGGGTCCAGTGTCATCGTCATGCAAGATCCCGAGGGCAATCAGTATCCGAACCGTGGCATCTATCTCGAGATCGTCGAGAACGAGAAGATCGTCTTCACCGATGCCTATACCAGCGCCTGGGTGCCTGCCGAGAAACCTTTCTTCACCGGCGTCATCCTGCTCGAAGATCTCGGCAATGGGCGCACGAAATATACGGCGAAGGCGCTGCATTGGCGCGCCGAGGATAAGGAAACGCACGAGAAGATGGGCTTCCACGAGGGATGGGGCAAGGCTGCTGAGCAACT
- a CDS encoding RNA polymerase sigma factor, producing the protein MTDIAWIDLALASARPKALGALLRYFRTLDTAEEAFQEACLRAIRTWPEKGPPRDPAAWLIFVGRNSGIDAVRKRTKLQALPDEDVISDTEDAESDIAERLDDSHYRDDILRLLFICCHPDLPATQQIALALRIVSGLSVPQIARAFLVSESAMEQRITRAKARVAKAGVPFETPSPGERAERLSIVSTMIYLIFNEGYSQADPKHEAAAFSDEAIRLARLMLYIFPSEPELMGLLALMLLQISRRPARFSAEDEIVLLEDQDRARWNQPLINEALALLDKALRHRQPGPYQLQAAIAAIHSRAKRAGDTDWVEIDLLYRALERLQPSPVVTLNRAVVVSKLRGPQDALDLIDPLGEKLGGYFYYHGLRGGLLKQLGLTCQAREAFDRAIALAHSAAEAAHIRRQIDKMQEEATQPTAK; encoded by the coding sequence ATGACCGATATTGCCTGGATCGACCTTGCACTTGCCTCGGCCCGCCCGAAAGCCCTTGGCGCCCTGCTGCGCTATTTCCGTACTCTCGATACTGCGGAAGAGGCGTTTCAAGAGGCATGCCTGAGGGCGATCCGGACATGGCCGGAGAAAGGGCCGCCGCGTGATCCCGCGGCCTGGCTCATCTTCGTCGGCCGAAACAGCGGGATCGATGCGGTGCGTAAGCGGACGAAGCTCCAGGCCTTGCCGGATGAGGACGTCATCTCCGATACCGAGGATGCCGAAAGCGACATCGCCGAGCGACTGGACGATTCCCACTATCGCGACGATATCCTGCGGCTGCTGTTCATCTGCTGCCATCCGGATCTGCCGGCGACCCAGCAGATCGCGCTGGCGCTGCGCATCGTCTCCGGGCTTTCGGTGCCGCAGATCGCCCGTGCCTTCCTGGTGTCGGAAAGCGCCATGGAGCAGCGCATCACCCGGGCCAAGGCACGGGTGGCGAAGGCCGGCGTGCCTTTCGAAACGCCAAGCCCTGGGGAAAGGGCCGAACGGCTGTCGATCGTCAGCACGATGATCTATCTCATCTTCAACGAGGGCTATAGCCAGGCCGACCCGAAGCATGAGGCTGCGGCCTTCAGCGACGAGGCGATCCGGTTGGCACGCCTGATGCTGTATATCTTCCCGTCCGAACCGGAGTTGATGGGGCTGCTTGCACTGATGCTTCTGCAGATCTCGCGCCGCCCGGCGCGCTTCAGCGCCGAGGACGAGATCGTGCTGCTCGAAGATCAGGACCGCGCGCGCTGGAACCAGCCCCTCATCAACGAGGCTTTGGCGCTGCTCGACAAGGCGCTGCGACACCGCCAACCCGGCCCCTATCAGCTACAGGCGGCCATCGCCGCGATCCATTCTCGGGCAAAACGTGCCGGGGATACCGACTGGGTGGAGATCGATCTGCTCTACCGCGCGCTGGAGCGTCTCCAGCCGTCTCCTGTCGTGACGCTCAATCGCGCTGTCGTGGTTTCCAAACTGCGCGGACCGCAGGATGCGCTCGATCTCATCGATCCGCTTGGCGAAAAACTCGGCGGCTATTTCTACTATCACGGCCTGCGCGGCGGGCTGCTGAAGCAGCTTGGCTTGACCTGCCAGGCGCGCGAAGCCTTCGACCGCGCCATTGCGCTTGCCCATTCGGCGGCTGAAGCGGCTCATATCCGCCGGCAGATCGACAAGATGCAGGAAGAGGCGACGCAGCCGACCGCAAAATAA